A section of the Candidatus Omnitrophota bacterium genome encodes:
- a CDS encoding tetratricopeptide repeat protein has product MSKRNKIIFIIVLGFLVYSNSFSVPFIWDDFGLIINNPLIKQIRLLPQLFVNRLMVTEAENKFFRPIQAVSNMLDFRIWNENPFGFHLTNILLHSLCAILLYYLFTIIFAREHIAFLSALVFLIHPVNVEAVTYISGRADSLALVFLLACFINYVRFRLYAKRRLFCYSCILFVLALLCKELALAGVFLFVLLDYAVDRKINFKYYSIFLGLALGYLLLRYLVFGSLFIKSEHSLSTRFLTSLLHLFDYLRILLFPVNLHMSYVPRIVTSFSPGLLLRLFSCVFLFFIFSLVLRKEKKVFLFCLCWFFIFLIPQSGIFPINVFFAEHFIYLSEYALFFLFIWTCSEVLKTRKILHYAILATMFASLAVITFSYTQDWIEPVKFYRRIISFTPGNYIAHHNLGVELNEQGRTHEAEEQYMTALRINQDFAPAYNSLGILYLDSGKLDKAIVFFKQAIARGQNNAAVYYYLGRALRLAGDFSAANEAFKTAKKIVPWDSSVYIELALLYRDQARIEEAIEVLKNAIRLEPENSSLHLDLGLFYKETGEISEAITEYALALKLDTDSVQAYNNLGVLYAEMGDLKKASYCLYKATQLDADFHEARFNLGLLYFQMDENIKAREELLKIPEASPIFPLAKEQIEKFKYR; this is encoded by the coding sequence ATGAGCAAAAGAAATAAAATAATTTTTATTATAGTACTTGGTTTTCTTGTCTATTCCAATTCTTTTTCTGTTCCCTTTATCTGGGATGACTTTGGTTTGATAATTAACAATCCACTCATAAAGCAGATTCGCCTCCTGCCGCAGTTATTCGTTAATAGACTTATGGTTACAGAGGCAGAGAATAAATTCTTTCGGCCAATACAGGCAGTCTCGAATATGCTTGATTTCCGGATATGGAATGAGAATCCTTTTGGTTTCCACCTGACCAATATCTTATTACATTCACTTTGTGCAATCCTACTCTATTATTTATTCACCATAATCTTTGCGAGAGAACATATTGCTTTTTTAAGCGCCCTAGTTTTTCTTATTCATCCTGTGAACGTAGAGGCTGTAACCTATATTTCAGGAAGGGCTGATTCCTTAGCCCTTGTTTTTCTCCTTGCTTGCTTTATAAATTATGTCAGATTCCGTCTTTATGCAAAGAGGCGTTTATTTTGTTATTCCTGTATTTTATTTGTCCTTGCACTGCTTTGTAAGGAATTAGCTTTAGCGGGCGTATTTTTGTTTGTCTTGTTGGATTACGCTGTTGATAGAAAAATAAACTTCAAATATTATTCTATATTTTTGGGGTTAGCTCTGGGGTATCTACTGTTAAGATATCTTGTTTTTGGTTCACTTTTTATAAAGAGCGAACATTCCTTATCTACGAGATTTCTTACTTCTCTTTTGCATCTATTCGACTACTTAAGGATTTTATTATTTCCAGTTAATCTTCATATGTCTTATGTCCCTAGGATAGTTACATCCTTTAGTCCAGGGCTTTTACTGAGGCTATTCTCTTGTGTTTTCTTATTTTTTATTTTCTCGCTTGTTTTAAGAAAAGAAAAAAAGGTATTTTTATTTTGCTTATGTTGGTTTTTTATTTTTCTTATTCCCCAATCAGGCATCTTTCCAATAAATGTCTTTTTTGCCGAGCATTTTATATACTTATCAGAATATGCCTTGTTTTTTCTTTTCATCTGGACATGCTCTGAAGTATTAAAAACAAGGAAAATACTGCATTATGCTATTCTAGCGACAATGTTTGCCTCTTTGGCTGTTATTACCTTTAGTTATACCCAAGATTGGATTGAGCCAGTTAAATTTTACAGAAGGATTATTTCTTTTACTCCGGGAAACTACATCGCGCATCATAACCTTGGCGTAGAACTTAATGAGCAAGGTAGGACCCATGAGGCAGAAGAACAATATATGACTGCACTTAGAATAAATCAGGATTTTGCACCCGCATATAATAGTTTAGGCATATTGTATTTAGACTCAGGTAAGCTTGATAAGGCAATTGTGTTTTTTAAACAGGCCATTGCAAGAGGCCAGAACAATGCTGCAGTTTATTATTATCTGGGAAGGGCCCTTAGATTAGCAGGAGATTTTTCTGCAGCGAATGAGGCCTTCAAAACAGCCAAAAAGATTGTTCCTTGGGATTCGTCGGTCTATATTGAACTTGCATTACTCTATCGAGACCAGGCAAGGATAGAGGAGGCGATTGAGGTATTGAAAAATGCCATCCGTCTTGAGCCTGAAAATAGCTCCTTGCATCTTGACCTTGGTTTATTCTATAAAGAGACAGGAGAAATCTCTGAGGCAATCACTGAATACGCATTGGCCTTAAAGCTTGATACAGATTCAGTCCAGGCCTATAACAATCTGGGCGTTCTTTACGCCGAGATGGGAGATTTAAAAAAGGCCTCCTACTGCTTATATAAGGCAACGCAGTTAGATGCGGATTTTCATGAGGCACGTTTTAATCTGGGGCTTTTATATTTTCAAATGGATGAAAACATAAAGGCAAGAGAGGAGCTTTTAAAAATACCAGAGGCCTCGCCTATTTTTCCTCTTGCAAAGGAGCAGATTGAAAAATTCAAGTATAGATAA
- a CDS encoding prepilin-type N-terminal cleavage/methylation domain-containing protein, translating into MVIKHLKNKGMSFLEIVVSLAIFSVILTAIFTVLFTGRLYWRIGTTQLDVQQQARQAISFIAKELRQTRAGTGRVAGGPAVAILENLPADDTAYTSVTFRVPQDGDGDGIVVNAGGQVVEWSDKITYCLNSTDGQIIRLIQDTTPCECPAPYTNCRVLANNMKPDDGVDPGLKFIRPSSAPKLIEVIITARKIIVGSSEPIEFVIRSWIRLRN; encoded by the coding sequence ATGGTAATAAAGCATCTTAAAAATAAAGGCATGAGTTTTCTAGAAATAGTGGTGAGCCTTGCAATATTTTCTGTTATTCTTACTGCTATTTTTACTGTTCTCTTTACTGGTCGACTCTACTGGAGGATTGGAACAACTCAGCTTGATGTGCAGCAGCAGGCACGCCAGGCAATCTCATTTATTGCCAAAGAGCTAAGGCAGACGCGTGCTGGAACAGGTAGGGTAGCTGGTGGTCCGGCAGTTGCCATCTTAGAGAACCTGCCTGCAGATGATACTGCCTATACTTCAGTAACTTTTAGGGTGCCACAGGATGGAGATGGTGATGGCATAGTGGTTAATGCAGGCGGTCAGGTTGTGGAGTGGTCTGATAAGATTACTTATTGTTTAAATAGCACTGATGGACAGATTATTCGCCTAATTCAGGATACAACACCTTGTGAGTGCCCCGCGCCATATACAAACTGTAGGGTTTTGGCTAATAACATGAAGCCAGATGATGGCGTGGATCCGGGCTTGAAGTTTATCAGGCCTTCATCTGCGCCTAAGCTTATAGAGGTTATCATTACAGCCAGAAAGATCATAGTTGGTTCAAGTGAGCCTATTGAATTTGTTATTAGGTCCTGGATACGCTTAAGAAACTAG
- a CDS encoding pilus assembly protein PilM — protein sequence MKLPNFFNKLTRKSSKPKLGIGLDIGQATTRVIAISSNKDKPTISSFSSVPQEKTVLETVRKAINSLPVSDCPVNIGLSGAGVIIRYINLPKMTKEELRGAVQFEAEKHIPFPIKDVFLDAYILNENSGNNQMLVLLAAVKKELVSESMQLMRSARLEIRIIDINALALMNVFFHCRKAGHFKQEQEDKSIALLDIGLKFSSLNIIEGEIPRLSRDISLGTGAFNSANKETVFLNIANELRRSFDFYESQTDRSLEIIYLSGEGAKADNLDETLAQNLTLPIKFWDPSLNCNIADSVDKNLLKSQAHTLAVALGLALR from the coding sequence TTGAAGCTACCAAATTTTTTTAATAAACTCACAAGAAAATCATCCAAGCCAAAGTTAGGCATTGGTCTGGATATTGGTCAGGCTACTACAAGAGTGATTGCTATCTCTTCGAATAAAGACAAGCCCACAATCTCTTCCTTTAGCTCGGTTCCGCAAGAGAAGACAGTTTTAGAGACTGTTCGTAAGGCGATTAATTCGCTGCCTGTAAGTGATTGCCCTGTAAACATTGGACTATCAGGAGCAGGGGTAATTATTCGCTATATTAATCTTCCCAAGATGACAAAAGAGGAGTTGCGTGGTGCAGTACAGTTTGAGGCTGAAAAACACATTCCTTTCCCAATTAAAGATGTCTTTTTAGATGCCTATATTTTAAATGAAAATTCAGGGAATAATCAAATGCTTGTGTTGCTGGCCGCAGTAAAGAAGGAGTTAGTTAGTGAAAGTATGCAGTTGATGCGATCAGCAAGATTAGAGATTCGCATAATTGATATTAATGCCCTTGCCTTGATGAATGTTTTTTTTCATTGTCGCAAAGCAGGCCATTTCAAACAAGAACAAGAGGATAAATCAATAGCACTTTTGGACATAGGCTTGAAATTCAGCAGTTTAAATATTATTGAAGGTGAAATACCGCGTTTAAGTCGCGATATTTCTCTTGGGACAGGTGCTTTTAATTCTGCTAACAAGGAGACAGTATTTTTAAATATTGCAAATGAGCTTCGGCGTTCTTTTGATTTTTATGAGAGCCAGACTGATAGGTCATTGGAGATAATATATTTAAGTGGCGAGGGTGCTAAGGCTGATAATCTGGATGAGACACTTGCGCAAAACTTGACTTTACCTATTAAGTTTTGGGATCCGAGTCTAAATTGCAATATTGCAGATAGTGTAGATAAAAATCTTTTAAAATCTCAAGCGCATACATTAGCAGTAGCGCTAGGGCTTGCATTAAGATAA
- a CDS encoding PilN domain-containing protein: protein MMIEVNFLPLEERKKKNLPKIPAGLPLKIFYLFLVILASIHLVIFLVTFAQDFYLNRLTIKVNEKLPKSAEAATMKQTISSLEKEVLVFDEFFGKNIIWAEKLNIISDVMPIGIWLNRIIINDNLFSMDGTAVSLKGEEMKMISVLLEALKAKDSFYDGFEDLTLKSIQRRYIKSIEVVDFIIAGLLKE from the coding sequence ATGATGATCGAAGTAAATTTCCTACCTCTTGAGGAACGTAAGAAGAAGAACTTGCCAAAGATCCCTGCCGGGTTACCTTTGAAGATATTCTATTTATTTTTAGTCATCTTAGCCAGCATTCATCTTGTGATTTTCTTGGTAACATTTGCCCAAGATTTTTATTTAAATAGACTCACAATCAAGGTTAACGAGAAATTGCCCAAGAGCGCAGAGGCGGCCACAATGAAGCAGACCATAAGCAGCTTGGAAAAAGAGGTCTTGGTGTTTGATGAGTTTTTTGGCAAGAATATAATCTGGGCTGAGAAATTAAACATAATTAGCGATGTGATGCCAATCGGAATATGGCTAAACAGAATTATTATAAATGATAATTTATTTTCAATGGACGGTACAGCCGTCTCTTTAAAAGGGGAAGAGATGAAGATGATTAGCGTTCTTCTGGAGGCCTTGAAGGCAAAGGATAGCTTTTATGATGGCTTCGAGGATTTGACCCTGAAGTCGATTCAGCGGCGTTACATAAAGTCCATAGAGGTAGTAGATTTTATTATCGCAGGATTACTAAAGGAATGA